The window ATCTCAATGATTTTATATAGCATTCGTATTATTAACATGCAAAACTGAATTAGAATTCGTACCATTTTTTCCATAAAAGATTTTATGTCAAATAACTCATATTCATTAGTTCATATGAACTGAAAACGTGTTTCGTCACAAGTCACACGAGGTTGCACAAAACGGCGCCTTTAAGACAGTGGGCGGTGCCTACGGTCTGACGTAGACAATCCTTATAAACAGTGTCCAGCTCAATGTTTTCCATGATGAAAGAGGAGAGTTGAGCGGCGGAGTGTTTTACTACACGTGAGTTTTGTTTAATACATCGTCGTTTTATTAAGATTCCCCGGGATTACTCACAGCACTCGTCGAAGTTGGATTGGATATTAAAGGGAGGAACAACTACGGAACAATTAACCTGTAAGTAGCTTGTGTTTTAGTTTCAaatgaatatgtaaaaaatgttcaGTGCAATTCACAGTGTAACTTATGTGCAACTCCTATATTAGTTGTTCTTTGGACTGGAATATAATATGAGATGAGTCGCACCTGAGTCAGAAAGGGTTTGTCAGTGGGTGTGTTGAAATAGATGTAGATTATCCACATGCAATTTCATACTTTGCAATGTGCCCTACGTCACTCCTAAAAACTGTTTACAAGACCGCAACCAGCTGAGTACAATATGTCCTGTGTAGTAGTAGTCTAGTTTATAGTTTCCAACAGCTGTATGAACTCTTGCACATCTGTTATGAATTGACGTCGTGTTGGCGAGGGCGCCTGACATCCTCGTGCCTCCAGCTGATTCTGCTTTTCTGTaacctatttttgttttatttacttgcaTTATGAAACCTCGCCAGCAATGCACAAcggaaaaaaatgtatcaaattatcACTGCATATACCATAATTCATAACTAGCTGTACATCTAGTCACAGTACCCACTATTAGATGTGCTTCTGTTTTGTTTAGGTGTTTATCTTTTAGTTTGTCATGTAGGCCTAGTGATTTAGAGGGGATTGGGATCTTTTTAATTAAGCGGGAGTGTCTGATGGgtgttaattatatattattgcatatcatgtaattatataattaaaggaAAGGATTAAGGTGAAGTATGGTGATGTTTCAGAATAactcagtggaaaaaaaaaaagtgtagataCAGTCATGAGCAAAAGTTTTGGTAGCGACATAAATTGTGTTTTGCAAAATTAGCTGCTTTTGtagatttatttttccatgtttctatggtatactcaaaaacaatgataagcatatacgtttttaaaggcttttatttgcacaaaaaaaaaaaaaagtaaagtgttgACCTTTCTTCATAACGTCTACAATTTGCTCAGTATCAgattctgggccaaatcctgactgatggcgatCCGTTCTTGCCTTAGTTCTCGGAGTTGATCACAATCTGTGCACTTCTGCTTGTCCACTTCTTCTCCTGCTTCATGACATGGTGCTCCATTTATGCAGAAAAATGCACTGATCATCACCAAATTGATCATGGATCAGTGGAAGAAGTCACTCTTGCAGGactttgataccattctttattcatggcagtgttttgggCAGAATTTTGAGTGCCCACTCCTTGTTTGAAAAGCAActccacacatggatggtctcaggatgcttcactgttgacAACACCGGACTCACACCAACCTGCTATCAATCTTGAGCAAACTCTGCACTGCTGGTGACACGATTCTGACCCCTCAGGAGGAGATGCTCCTGGcacttgctggacactctgggacgtcctTAAGACTTCACTGCAGTCATACTTTTCTCCTTGAAGTTATTGATGATCCAGTAAATTGTCTTTCAGGTGCAgtattctttgtagcaattttcTTGCACGTGAGGCCATTTTGTGATGATGGCTGCAGTGTTTCTTTGCAAgtaaccattgctaacaagaacacaatgactGGAAGCGCTTCTTACCTCCTTTTCATATCTCAAAATAGGAATGAAAAATTATAGGCTTTTATTTTAGCCTAAAGTTGTGGaagaaagaaaaatttaaatcataacTTTCTGTAAAACAGTTGTTGTTTCCaccgagagagaaaaaaaaggttttgtccAAGTGGGGCTTTGTAGTGAAAGCttaattttgtgtaatttgcCCCACTGTACTATATGGCATTGCAGATGCTATTCCTCTGAGAAGTGGATCAGAACGTTCTCTTTGGCTGCTGTCCCAGGCCCCCTGGTGACGTCCTACCTCAAACCTCTTTCATGCCTTTATGGCAGAGCTTTATCCTCCTGGAGAAGAACTGACTGATGTTGAAAATGCACAGGCACTCTCCCCCACACAAACGCACAAAGAACCATTTATGCTTTAGCGTCACATCTGCATTGAGGTCTTTACTGGGAGAATTGAcgattgttagtttctgtctttcACCGTTCTGACCGAGGCAGAGCATGTGATAAGTTGCATAATGGAGCCTGCATGGGTATTTCATTGATTGCATTTGGACTTGTGCTTGAGCATTCCAGCACATTTCCCACTGAATGGATTTGTTTTCTTAGTACAGATGCTTTATTGTGTTTTGCTGTGATGTCTTCAAGAACTAGTGTTGCATCACCACAGCTTCTTATGTTATATCGGCTTGCCTGTCTGTTTTAAACCATGGAAAaactggaaaaaatatttttttttaaggcaaatgTGGCTTTTGCAAGACAAATCAATTTCttcaaagaacattttttttcttcctgtttaaATGGGTAATTTAGAGTTggagtcttcagtatcacacgatcgttcagaaatcattccaatatattctgatttggtgcttaacaataattttttttatatcagtgttgaaaacatttgtgatgCTTAAAATCTTTGTGTAAACATGgtaattttttaagtaataacagtgtttatttgaaatcacTTTTGATTGATTTAGTGTTTAAGTTTAAGACTAAACTTTTGCTTTAGTGTTTTCTGTTGTCCTCTATAttcatacaacttttttttttctcttcttcttcatACAGTTTCTCCCATTGTTGTTGGAAAAGTGAAGTGTACAAAGCGTGTCTTTGTTACCCATAGTTGGATTATGAGTTCTGCAGGTTTAAGGAAGGTGGAGACCCTCACAGGCCTGAACTAGCCTCCACTCTCTTAAACATTATGGCCTCAGGCCAGCCACACTGGGATCAACACCATGACCATGACACCATGGATAAGTGAGTGTAAATGCAATCCTCCGTTCAACCAACTGTATTATGGGGGATCTACTTCTCCAGTCACCAGAATTGATGCCTtccatttttgtctttttgtagGCTGTTTTATGGATTTGGTTCGGAGTCCATGGACCACAGCTTGAGAATGTATCAACAGAACTCTGCAAATCTGGGCTTTGAAAGTAAGTTGAGTGCTTGATATTGAATTTTATCAACTATATCACAATCTGGTCACCCTCTGTTCTTGAAGCCTGTTGCGGATGTTTCTCAGGAAGCGCAGAAGGTTATAGGAAATGTACGATTGTCATTTGCTCTGCTGATAAGTGAATCCTTTGATAAACTCCCTATGTTGAGACTGACACTATCTAAGGAGATAGAGCCATTGAAAAATAACTTGAATGAGGTTTATGACCGCATTCAGTGTGTACGTCATGTTAGAGGGTTTGGGCTCAAAtcctaattttcttttctctgtatTTTACTTCACAGGAAGGACGTCTGGCTCTTGTTCTCCTCAATGTCTATCTCCCAGGACTCCCAATCCTACACAGCTGCTGTTTTCCTCTCAGTGTCACCCAGCTGCGGGAGACCAGGTGGTTCCATCCTTAGAGAAACTGTCTGTTTATGAACACATACCCCCTTGTTCACCCAGGAGAATAACTAAGCCCCTCCCACCCCTCCCGGACATAGGTGACCTGTCCTCTGATGAAGCAGAAGACAACGAGGTGGAGTTTTTTTCCAGCACCTCTGAGAGCCAGAGTTTAGTGCCTAAAACCTCGTCTTTCCAGCAAGGCTTACAGGGGAGGCGCAGTTTTCGAGGAAACGGTCAGATAAACTTTGCATATCATGAAGGGTTTCAAGAACATCAATGCGGGGTGAAGCCTCAGTGGGAGCAGACAGTAACCCAGAACCAAGACAGACCCCAGCGCCAGCTGCATCGCTCCTATTCCGGCCCTGCAGGATCCTTAAAGGGCGCAAACTTCAGGCCATTCAGCCTTCACCATTCTCCGCATAGCCACCCACAGGAGAAACCCGAAGTCCCGCCTCGCATCCCAATCCGTCCTCGCTTCAGTGAGAGCGCGGACAGCAGGCGGCTGTCAACTGATGACTTCGATGCGGACAAACCTCCCAAAGTGCAGCCCAGGGAGCCCAACCCTCAGGTCATACCATGTACCATTAGTCCAAAAAGTCTCCCGATTTACATCAATGGGGTAATGCCTCCTACTCGAAGCTTTGCTCCCTATCCGGAGTATGTCAGTAAGGCTCAATACAAGCAGAGCTGTGAGGGCTTGCCGGCTCCTCGTAGCCCCTGTATTCTACCAATCATGGAAAATGGGAAGCAAGTCAGCAGTACCCATTACTTCCTCCTCCCACATCGGCCCGAGTACTTGGACAAGTTTGAGAGGTTTTTCAAAGAATCAGACTTCTAGTGGTTATTAGTGATTGAGTGTTTAGAAACTGAAGTTGTTTGCATGTTTAAAGTGGAAATATGGAAGTCTGGATATGAACTGATATGTGGTTTGACTGAACCGATTCATCAGTGTTATGAATTACTGGTCTGTTTAGGGATTGGATAAGTGTGTCTTTGGACTACACACACAAAGTATTGGTTTACCACTGCTGGAAACTGCAGAACAACTCTGAAAGTGACTTATTTGTAGGGACGCATGATTAATCGAAATGAAACTAAAGTTGCGATTTTGACTTGGAAAAAATAATGTTACAGTCTCCCTGTGGTTTTCTGTggttttctgccaaaataaaaggtAGGTTGTATAGCGGTTGAAATTAAGACAATTAGTACCATAATTTGGTTTAAGTTGttctttaaaacaacaacaaaaaaaatagtaatatattctattttacagTGAActattacaatagtaatatttcctGCTTGTATTATTGGTCTTATTATTTAGTCATATTGATAAGTACAACAAACCTGcagcttttttaaattatcattctttttattatttttttaattgtgttgacCTATTTATTGATTTCCTTGCTGTATTGTTAAATTCGAGTGTGCAGTATCCTTTTATGAAGGAATGGGATGAACTGTTGCACTGTTAACACTGTGTAACCAGAGTATAAGCTGGTTTTATTTTGCCTTCTCTGAAACATGCAATGGTATAGAtgatttggtttttttttttgttttttttaagatattatgCACCAACAGTATACATTCAGattttgctgaaaaataactGAGTAAAAGAATAGTATTAGCAATAACTGAATaataaacagctgctggctttttttttaatgtcatttcatGCCATGTTATTTACACCAATAAGAAGTGTGGTGTTCAAAACTGTCAGTACTAATGTAGTGGCATAAATGGAAATGACTTGGCCCATGGGTTTGTATTATAGTCTTCAAGTGAAGCATgcattttgctttcttttttgacCATTCaagatttgacaaaaaatataaaaaaataaagactggctaataaattttttttaaaagactggCATTTCTAGTCGCATTTAGCTAAGTGCAAACAGACTAATTTGTGTTAAAGCATTTTTTCCTTCGGTCATGTCTGTTACAAAGGCAGAAATGCCACTGCCTTGCCGTTTGGTGTCCAAATGTGGGACACTTGGTTTTATTGGGTAGTTGGTGAACTTGCATCTTTAAGCTATTTACCATGAAGTTATAAAAGCCTAAAACTGATCCTGGCCTTGAGCTGCATGCGTTTCGTACCAAACATTGAGCACACTTGTTTTCTTTGATTAGACTTTTAATAATCTCGACATTATCAGACCTGTaactgtttatgtttgtgtgagcTACTTCTGTTTTGTCCATTCAACAAAATGACTTGGATATTTTCTGTGTGAAGGCTCATGTTAATGTACTTTGTTTCATCTGCTGAGGAAACATGCACTTCTGAAATGTACAGTATTGGTGTAGTTTTTCACACCAgactatttaaataaagtaaCTTATTTATACAGATttcttgaattattttatttgcagtgtGTTGAATTTCTCATATCATATTCTCGTTTTACATGAAATGATCACGACAAACCTTGTCATATCAAAGGCTAAACCCTAAGATAAcaccccttctctctctctctctctatgatcGGGAtgattaagattttttatttctgttcaagctagtcaagtcaagtctggcTTATCAGTATGGAGGATTTGCTGATAGGTGATATCAGCTTTATTGTGAATGCTGTCTTTATCTCTGTACTGTTTGCTCAAAGCTGTGATAATGAGGGGACTGTTAAGCTTGTAAAACTAAAGCCTGAGTCACTTCCTTTAAAATACGATCACATCAGTGTGCGAAATGTTACAGGAAAGTGGAATATTTCTAAAGTAAGCAGCCCTAAGCGAGTCACCGCTGGCGTCTATGGTTTCTGGTGTGGAATCCAAACCTACTGTTATTTCCCTTCATGTAGCTATTCCAGTCATGCGTATTACCACATAACTACCAAAGGAAGCAAAAAGTCCATTAATCTTATTTATCCCATAAGATCAGCCATTTGTAAATTGTATGGGTCTGGCTTCCGGTGTCATCAGGTTCCAGCTTTTTTTAGCTTAACAAAACAGCTAAGTTTGCGGCTTGGTATTGCAAACTGGTGTGCCTTCCATATAATTTCAATGCATTATCTTAATTATGTACACACTGTCTTGTAGTGCAAATAATTTTAACGTTTACTGCACTGTGTCTTCTCGTTATTTCCCAACAGCGGCTAATAAACcggaagtctcgcacattcacTGAAAACGGTTTACTTGTGcgttgaaaaataaggtggatatgtACATGAATTTTGCTGTTAATCAGCAATAACAGTCTTTGTTTAAGTAATTACTAAAACGGATTAATAtgacaattaaatgttatcattttAAAGCATGTTGCGCCATCTACAGCTTTTTAGTAATAAAGCGGTTAGAATTCTTGGGATTCTTATTGAAAAGTGTCGAGTAGCGCCATCTCTTGTTCTAACGTAATGTGTGCAGAAgcttaaaattatttcaaattgtgGTGCATCTCCCCCGCTAGGTGTCAGCACATACATATACCTGAGTGCACCATTAGATGTTTGTGTTCGTCCTGCAGGTGCACGTGTTTGACACCCAAGGCTACTtgaggcttgttcgacttcatgcagttttgcgcaaaccgatcgtcggctgacttgaagcagtgcatgccggttagaaattttgtccgacttgatacagcgctgacgccacgtgactgtaacgtgtgccatcaaagtaccacgagagcgattcgagagtagccggagaactcagccagcgcagcttctgaagagcggctgcacaggttctgatgacgacacaactgatccacgattggctggattcactgatgacaccgatgacgtgcgtttcaagtttatttcgagtcggcttcagtttcagaaattctcatatggacttttaaaacagttcaatacgtttttatgtcgtcttcatcttataaatcatatttattaaatactattttactgtatttactttattgttaataagTGTTGTGTTTATGGGACTATGGATTTAGAGGAACAAACTGCAACACTGCAGTTTGGGGTGGGTGAAGGAAGGATCACACATTCTTTTTATTGAGGAACAGAATATTTTCTGTGTTGGGGCTTAGACGATTCCTCCTTTTGGACAGAACCTCTCCAGcctatgtttattttgcatgactttcttttttatacagaccttttacagtaatcagcagcataacctattcaaatgaacataaaatgttaatcttaaaaacatacaatctaatgtggtcataaatgtatgctcctatacaaatgatacaaaATTTCACATAGTTTGTCTAAATCACAATACaaatccaacagaattgtgcttttctctatatgaaaatcagtggtgttatgtttaaaatgttaaaaagagctcAGCAGGAGGGTactgtaaatcttgttgctgaaaccttcttagaaaacacatacccaccagggaATTTTTTTCATAGGTTACTTTTACCATTTTGTATtagcagaaacacccatgtcatTCTGCTAAAGTATATAACCAATATGCTATCTTGTTTCGGAAgacacccttccaaaacaccacttatacacacatcttaaacgcgatcaagtaagcaaacgctacgtgatctgccatgactgacgtaattgcagcaaactacgggagccacaacgtgtccggcttcatatctccgtttgcagctcctccccacctgcacgcggctactctcgccgatcggttgcatccagccgcagccgatgtcgaacacaccttTGGGTTACAAGCCTTTAGAGGACATGCGGTAATTCTACGAAGCACTTGTAGTGCTTTTAAAAACGTCACACTGAGTGTACACCACAGACACAGATAAGGTAGGAAGAACCGGGGGCCTGTACCATggtggtagctgaacaaattcagagttacaggattagttttgagttgacaaaaccaaacctctccaatccggctttgttggtaccatgatgctgttcatcaactttgtcaattcaggctttgatcctgagtttgtggagcgcatgCACATGAatctgtgacatcactggcgaacagccaatcacgagccttgcaacacaaagcaagtttgatttacttcttgcgagagacccagcgagattcaaaactaaaggttaaaggttttgctaaaggttaagagattaaagaatatgacaaatttaaatggcACATGAAAAATGcaggaggactaataaaataaatgatcttgctccatcagtgtagtcacaagtggaacttgttaacttagtttatacatttgaaaatatatagtgatagagacttgaataagtgatttgtaatttttaaaatagttcaatcttttgatactacagcttatttatattacatgatctgtatacattaatatttatttaaaataatttataataactctTAAACTAAAATTGattgtgtgtaagagataaataataatatgaatcacaataattatataaatcataaaatcactcagttattatcattaattcgtcactttttttaagcataagtgacctttaatttggagcaagataaactggagtgactttgtgtcagacatgtgtcacttctttcacatctgattggttcaccttcagtctgagatcttgaatccagaacataacctgccccggagcaggttagccgtgcagcATAAGATACTATGGCAACGAACACAgattaaagccgagctactttcatagtacctaaaacccagggttggcggaaactaagctgaaacatagctggctagccacctaatccagcttcatggtacaggccccggggctagttgtcacactggAAAGTTATGTATGAGTGTTTACATAACTGTTGACTTGAATCTCACATACATAGATGTGTTTTTCTCTATAGCAAAGTTCTTAGCATGGTCGacagcatgtttgtttgtttgtttttagttgtagGAAATGTCTTAAAGTAGAATATTTTTGGGAATAAATTGTACAAGGCcttgaaatgcacacacataaacacacaactcTCAAACAACACGTTATATattctaaagaataataatattaatagtaataataataataataataataataataataataataatgttatttagaattataagattaacattttggaaaaaatacatatatttggcAATCACTGCCAAACTCAAAAGTTGTGCCCTGTTACTTAATCCTAAATTCAATGATTTCAGTCCATTTTAATATCATAAGTGATGCAGGCTAAATGataaagagatttaaaaaaataaataaataattatgtagtgaatgtaaaatacatttacatagacTTGTATCTCAAATCCAAAGGGTGTGCCTTGTTACTTGTTTCTGGAACAAAATTTAGATGGTGGTTTTAGCCACAGAACTTGAATACAATAGAACACATACTATTGAAAATGTAACCAATACatgaattagtttaaaatatatacaatattccATCTCAACTTCAAAGGATGCCTTGTTACAGATTTCTTGAAAAACACTTTGCAGTTGATTTCATTGTCAAAAGAGATGACATTCAAGAATTGCTTGAGAAGCCAGTCTTCTATTTCAACTTTAAAAGGTGTGTCTGGTTTCTGATTtctaaatgaatattttaattcagGTTTTACTCTAATATGTGATTCAGGACACATGCTATTGAATTAAATTCAAAGCATTCCAACATCATTTTCAgataagacattttttaaaataaaattatacttaTCCActaagtttatttaattatttattgttattttattgcaGCAGCAGAATATCTGTCTAATATCAAACATCAAACTTTATCTGAGTAGAAATATTTCCGTGACATCTTTCTCTGTTATATTTCCTCCTCATTCACCTCATGCCCACTTGTGTGTACAATCACATATATTTATGTAGTTGGggttaatatgtattattaaagccataattgtttattttactaATATTCAGTAATGTTTAGAAACATTCACCGCTACATCAACAACTTGCTATTTCTATGAAAAAAACACGTCGAGGCCTCTGTGCATATTAGATTATTTTCTTTATCCAGTAGATGgcggtaaaacattttttttttacattttaaactctCATGCTGTTTTGTAGAAAGTAGACCGtaatcaacaaattagaatacttcataagaccaatttaAAAAAACGCATTTTTGGTggattgttggccttctggaaagtgttaatttactgtaggctacatgtactcagtacttggtaggggcttccttttgctttaattactcccTCAATTCAGTTTGGCATGGAGGTGATctgtttgtggcactgctgaggtggtctggaagcccaggtttctttgacagtggccttcagctaatctgcatttttttggcctcgtttctcattttcctcttgacaataccccatagattctctctggggttcaggtctggtttGTTTACTGGCCAGTcaaacacaccaacaccatggtcatttaaccaacttttggtgcttttggcagtgtggacaggtgccaaatcctgctggaaaattaaatcaacatctacaaaaagctggtcagcagaaggaagcatgaagtgctagtgaaccaaacttttgaagagagagaccattttgaaggctcaggaaacctttgcatgtcttttgagttgattagttgattggcatgtcaccatattctaatttgttgagatagtgaattagtgagtttttgttaaatgtgagcgaaatcatcacaatta is drawn from Carassius auratus strain Wakin unplaced genomic scaffold, ASM336829v1 scaf_tig00215416, whole genome shotgun sequence and contains these coding sequences:
- the errfi1b gene encoding ERBB receptor feedback inhibitor 1, coding for MASGQPHWDQHHDHDTMDKLFYGFGSESMDHSLRMYQQNSANLGFERRTSGSCSPQCLSPRTPNPTQLLFSSQCHPAAGDQVVPSLEKLSVYEHIPPCSPRRITKPLPPLPDIGDLSSDEAEDNEVEFFSSTSESQSLVPKTSSFQQGLQGRRSFRGNGQINFAYHEGFQEHQCGVKPQWEQTVTQNQDRPQRQLHRSYSGPAGSLKGANFRPFSLHHSPHSHPQEKPEVPPRIPIRPRFSESADSRRLSTDDFDADKPPKVQPREPNPQVIPCTISPKSLPIYINGVMPPTRSFAPYPEYVSKAQYKQSCEGLPAPRSPCILPIMENGKQVSSTHYFLLPHRPEYLDKFERFFKESDF